The stretch of DNA CATATTGTTTTTTTAAAGATTAATACGTATGAATCTGAatacatattttaatattaaaatttatattaagattaagatatttaaatatgtaatttttaatatttgaatatattaaatttatctttatttgaaaattaataaacataaattcATAcgaaatactaattaatctaatattctatcaataaaatatatagtttttaaaaatataatagttgctggtggtgatggctaacggTAGTGTTTGTGAATGTCGACTAGAGGCGGTGGTTGGTGGTAGTCTTGGTTTATGGTGGTGGTACAAGGTAATAGCTAGTGGTGACGATTATGATCGAGGATGGTAATGGTgggtggtgatagttaataataACAGGTGATggtagttgtgattgaggaaggtgATAGTGGTGGTGATAGTTTATAATGATGGATAGTGTCGGTTATGATTGTTGATGGTGATGGAATGGTTAGTTGTGGTAGTTAAGGTGGATGAGTGTTGGTTGTGGTTGAGAATGACGGTGGTGAGAGTGGTAGGGATGATGGGTGGTGGTAGTCTATAATGGTGGCGTCTATGATTGAGGATGGTGATGGTGACGGTGGCGGTGAAGGTGATGGTATGATGGGTGGTACGGTGATAGTTGATAATGGTAGATGGTGACTACAGTTAATAATGAATATGAGTAATAATATCTTAATGGAATTAAgtttttgttataaatcttaatCACATAGATATATTCAGATCCAATAAATGATTgtcaagtaaaaaaaataaatatatttaataatttaaatattaataattaaGATGCAGATTTAAAAACAGGTTCAAAGTTTAGGAAAGTTAAAACGCAAGAGAGATTTTAACTAAAAACTCTTCGCATTTCCTTCACAACAATTGTGCGTATCATCCCAAATTTGAATGGCAATACTCAAGGCTGCTTCGCCGGTTGCCGGTGATCTCACCGCTTCCGCCGGCGGCGAAGTGATCGCCGACAAGGAAGACGTTCTAAGTGAAATTCTCCTCCGATTACCCACAAAAAATCTTCTCCAATGCTGCTGCGTTTCCAAACACTGGCACTCTCTCATCTCCGCTCCTCATTTCCGCCGCCGTCACTGCCGCCGCCACGCCTCCACTTCCGCCGCCACTGGTCTCTTGTTGTTCCGTACATTCTCCTTCAAACATCTTATGGACCACCTCGTATACTTACCCAATAATTCCAACGACAAAAAATGTTATTCTAGAACCATCCCTTCTTCCATTCGTAGGTTTCATTACCCTTTAGCCTTTTCAGGTTTTCATCACCTTCATTCTTGTAATGGGTTGTTGTGTTTTGGACTTTTGTTGGCTCCTTGTGAATGTAACCTTTATGTTTATAACCCATGTACATGCTCTTATGCTTCTCTTTCACTGCCTAAAAAATTTAGCCTCTCTACTATTAAAGCTATAAATTTAGCATTTGATCCGTCAAGATCCGATTTTTACAGAATTATTTGCATATATGCTTATAATTCGGAAAATGACAATGACCCTTCTGAGGATTACGTGTATCATATCTTGATTTATGCTTCAGAAAGTGGTACATGGAAGGATACAGGAAAGGGGTTTAATGATAAATATGATTACTTGTTGAAAAGGGGCGTGTTTTTGCAAGGTTGTCTTCATTGGGTGGGCGAAAACAAGCCTTTTCTAGCATTTGATGTCGAGAATGAGAGGTTTAGGACAATGCCTAGTACTAGTGTTCCTGAAAATGGGAGAAAGAtttgttattttggcgattgggGCGGGCGCCTCCATGTTATTCAGGAATGTGATGGGGGAGCAGCTTCACTGGTGGATGTAATGGAGTTGCAGATAGATTATTCCGGTTGGTCGTTGAAGTATCGCATTGATATTGGTTATCTTGGTAGGGCAATTGGAGGTAATGCtgatggtattaaggttgatgTACTTTGTTTGGTCGAGGCAAATAGAGAAGGGAAGACTATGCTTATAGTATCAGCTCAAGGCAGAATTTATTACTACGATATCGTTGGCAGGACCTTTGAGGAGGTATGTAATGTCTCAAACTTTGCTTCTGTCAAGCAGGATCCCTTAGAGTACAAGTATAAATGGGGTCAAGCCTTTCAACACTTTGAGACCCTTGCTTGTGTCTAAGATTGCATGCATTGTTTCAATCTCACTACTTGGCACTACTTAAGTGTAATGTACTAGAAGCAAGGAATCACGATGTTCTATAGCCAATCTTAATATCTAGTTTGTACGGGGAAGCTTATTCTGCTCTGACGTTGTCATAGTAGTATCTCAAAGTTCCTATCTAGTGTATGTAATTGGTGAAATTCTGATGGTTTGTCTCTTATCCTTTGCTTACATTCTTGTCTAATTGGCAAGTAGAGGTGGTGATCATATGTGTAATCTACTACTGAAGACAGAATGAAGGAGAAATACCTGTTATGACACCTGTTTATGATGATCTTATGTTAGCTTCAAGTATTAAGATTACAATGGGATTAGTAATTTCGGAAGAAGATCAAATTTGAAACTCTTAACAATTTGGAATTGGAAAGAAGCAGTATGAATGAGAGGGACATGCCTTATTCTGGACAATTAAGAGTGTATTAAAATGGCTAATGTTGCAACGTCATTGGGTAGATTTATCATTCAGCTCAAATTGTCCTAACAGCATTCTCATAAGATTTATTGCTTAGGAGATGATGAGTAGATCTTCACGTATaatctttttttgtttttgtttattttgagaagGCTTCTTCTGGTTCATTTCTGGTATTTACTTCGCTGCTCATCCtctggtaatttttcttttaaatCCAATAGGTATCAAGTGTCGCTACTTTAATCTATTGATAATGACTGATCTTTTACCCA from Nicotiana tomentosiformis chromosome 11, ASM39032v3, whole genome shotgun sequence encodes:
- the LOC104113790 gene encoding F-box protein At5g07610-like → MAILKAASPVAGDLTASAGGEVIADKEDVLSEILLRLPTKNLLQCCCVSKHWHSLISAPHFRRRHCRRHASTSAATGLLLFRTFSFKHLMDHLVYLPNNSNDKKCYSRTIPSSIRRFHYPLAFSGFHHLHSCNGLLCFGLLLAPCECNLYVYNPCTCSYASLSLPKKFSLSTIKAINLAFDPSRSDFYRIICIYAYNSENDNDPSEDYVYHILIYASESGTWKDTGKGFNDKYDYLLKRGVFLQGCLHWVGENKPFLAFDVENERFRTMPSTSVPENGRKICYFGDWGGRLHVIQECDGGAASLVDVMELQIDYSGWSLKYRIDIGYLGRAIGGNADGIKVDVLCLVEANREGKTMLIVSAQGRIYYYDIVGRTFEEVCNVSNFASVKQDPLEYKYKWGQAFQHFETLACV